Proteins encoded within one genomic window of Paenarthrobacter sp. JL.01a:
- a CDS encoding carbohydrate ABC transporter permease yields MSSTDMESAARAPGAPPVPGTSRRERSKRLRRAAAITVLVLWTVFALAPIVWILMMSFKTPGDIVVYPPKFFFAPTLDNYVKVLSGSAFMTPFVNSLIVTLGSLVLTLLIGLPTAYALARFKFRGRENIAFSILSLRFAPELLIILPLYLIFQKIGLYDNYLGLILAYQLVTLPMLVWMLRSFIEDLPVELEEAVAMDGGNRWTAFRHVLFRLIAPGLGASLMLSFIWAWNSYTLPLVLSGKNTQVITTGIQQYIAYQSIDWGPMAAATVVSMVPGILFALFSLRWIVGGLTAGTVKG; encoded by the coding sequence ATGAGCAGCACTGACATGGAGTCAGCGGCGCGTGCCCCAGGGGCTCCTCCGGTTCCCGGCACTTCCCGCCGGGAAAGGTCCAAGAGACTTCGACGCGCGGCGGCGATCACCGTTCTGGTGCTCTGGACCGTGTTCGCGTTGGCGCCGATTGTCTGGATCCTGATGATGTCCTTCAAGACGCCAGGCGACATCGTGGTTTATCCGCCCAAATTCTTCTTTGCTCCAACGCTGGACAACTACGTGAAGGTGCTAAGTGGCAGCGCGTTCATGACACCGTTTGTGAACTCCCTGATAGTGACGCTGGGCTCGCTGGTGCTGACGCTGCTCATTGGTCTGCCGACGGCCTATGCCCTGGCGCGCTTCAAGTTCCGGGGCCGCGAGAACATTGCGTTCAGCATCCTGTCCCTCCGTTTTGCTCCGGAGCTGCTGATCATCCTTCCGCTGTACCTGATCTTCCAGAAGATCGGTTTGTACGACAACTATCTGGGCCTGATCCTGGCTTACCAGCTCGTGACACTGCCGATGCTTGTGTGGATGCTCCGATCCTTCATCGAGGATCTGCCAGTCGAGCTGGAAGAAGCGGTGGCCATGGACGGTGGCAACCGCTGGACGGCGTTCCGGCACGTGCTGTTCCGGTTGATCGCACCCGGTCTTGGCGCCAGTCTGATGCTTTCCTTCATCTGGGCCTGGAACAGCTACACCTTGCCCCTTGTTCTGAGCGGCAAAAACACTCAGGTGATCACCACCGGCATTCAGCAATACATCGCCTACCAATCCATTGACTGGGGCCCGATGGCGGCAGCCACTGTCGTCTCCATGGTCCCCGGCATCCTCTTTGCTCTCTTCTCCTTGCGCTGGATCGTCGGTGGTCTTACTGCCGGCACGGTCAAGGGCTGA